From Arthrobacter sp. FW306-2-2C-D06B, a single genomic window includes:
- a CDS encoding sugar phosphate isomerase/epimerase family protein, producing the protein MTYSSTPELIATCWTSAGNIAPLNSPEISPVPIVERLEAIASTGWAGFGLAYDDLVAARDTIGFSGLKNLIDQAGFRHVEVELLTNWWDDSLSHEWMPQFELLLDAAETLGARFIKIGTAFGEPLDDLDFLVEPLRRLATEASKRGTRIALEPMPFSMVGSMPAAAELMRSVDMPECGLVVDYWHVFRAGTSLEELSRSLTAEQIFGVELNDADAEIKGTLFEDTRDNRRLCGEGDQDVPGFIKTLQAIGFKGPWGVEILSEQHRSRPVREALESARSTALRCFPA; encoded by the coding sequence ATGACGTACTCAAGCACCCCCGAACTAATCGCGACCTGCTGGACCAGCGCAGGGAATATCGCGCCGTTGAATAGCCCAGAGATCAGTCCCGTCCCCATCGTCGAGCGTTTGGAAGCAATCGCCTCAACCGGATGGGCAGGCTTTGGATTGGCGTACGACGACCTCGTCGCTGCAAGGGACACCATCGGTTTCTCCGGGCTCAAGAATCTCATTGACCAAGCAGGCTTCCGCCACGTCGAAGTCGAGTTGCTCACCAACTGGTGGGACGACTCCCTGTCCCATGAATGGATGCCGCAGTTCGAGCTGCTCCTTGACGCCGCCGAAACACTGGGGGCGCGCTTCATCAAGATTGGAACAGCGTTCGGCGAGCCCTTGGATGACCTTGATTTCCTGGTGGAGCCACTGCGACGGCTGGCAACCGAGGCCTCCAAAAGAGGGACGCGCATCGCCCTCGAGCCCATGCCGTTCTCGATGGTCGGGTCGATGCCGGCTGCGGCCGAGCTGATGCGATCGGTCGACATGCCCGAATGTGGCCTGGTGGTTGACTACTGGCATGTCTTCCGGGCCGGAACGAGCTTGGAGGAACTGTCCCGAAGCCTCACCGCCGAGCAGATATTCGGCGTCGAACTCAATGATGCGGACGCGGAGATCAAGGGGACGCTCTTCGAGGACACCCGGGACAATCGCCGTCTTTGTGGAGAAGGAGACCAAGACGTCCCCGGGTTTATCAAAACGCTCCAAGCCATCGGTTTCAAAGGGCCATGGGGTGTGGAAATCCTCTCCGAACAGCACCGCTCACGTCCCGTTCGCGAAGCGCTGGAATCCGCCCGTTCGACGGCGCTGCGATGCTTCCCGGCGTGA
- the iolD gene encoding 3D-(3,5/4)-trihydroxycyclohexane-1,2-dione acylhydrolase (decyclizing) has protein sequence MTTPSQTIRLTTAQAVIKYLSAQYSLADGVRRRLVPAALGIFGHGNVAGLGQALDELADDMPFIQGRHEQYLAHISTAYAKASRRQAVLAVTASIGPGALNLVTAAGLATVNRIPLLLLPGDTYATRHQGPVLQQLEHPTEADATVNDAFRPVSRFFDRINRPEQLLTALPQAMRVLTSPTDTGAVVLSLPQDVQSHAYDFPAEFFEPRDWKIRRPLPDLEEVDDVARLIRSAERPVIIAGGGIHYSDAHAALEALAGQTGIPVVETFGGKGAVTKDEWWQVGGVGLEGNFASNTLVKQADLVLSVGTRLTDFATGSQSIFENPDVRFASLNIVDADTRKQGATGILADARLGLEALAQALEGHSTSEKWQETVHSEKAKWAPIRSQWLDADTPYRPEDHPDAPVTGAVLTQPQLIGLMQEHARSGDTIIAAAGGPPGDLQKVWDATGNRNCHLEFGFSCMGYEIAAGMGVRLAEGNNDNRVVTFIGDGTFLMAPTEILTAAQEGLNVTIVVSENHGYQVIHRLQMNRMGREFGNEFRYRTTGGSVAVDDAPKARLDGDYLKVDLRQIAEGLGALAIRASTAAEVREALASTRDTQGPVVIVVPTVPHVDLPGGDVWWDVAPAEVSGQEWVRSLRSDYEQAKSRQRWFG, from the coding sequence ATGACCACACCATCGCAGACCATCAGGCTCACCACGGCCCAAGCGGTCATCAAGTACCTGTCCGCTCAGTATTCGCTGGCCGACGGCGTCCGCCGCCGCCTGGTCCCCGCAGCCCTCGGTATCTTCGGCCACGGCAACGTGGCTGGCCTGGGACAGGCATTGGACGAACTGGCCGACGACATGCCGTTCATCCAAGGCCGGCATGAGCAGTACCTGGCCCATATCTCCACCGCGTATGCGAAGGCGAGCCGTCGCCAGGCAGTCCTCGCCGTCACGGCCTCCATCGGCCCGGGCGCCCTCAACCTCGTCACCGCCGCCGGCCTGGCAACGGTCAACCGGATCCCCCTGCTGCTCCTGCCCGGTGACACCTATGCCACCCGGCACCAGGGCCCGGTGCTGCAGCAGCTGGAACACCCCACCGAGGCTGATGCCACGGTCAACGACGCGTTCCGCCCTGTATCGCGCTTCTTCGACAGGATCAACCGTCCAGAGCAGCTCCTGACCGCGCTTCCGCAGGCCATGCGCGTGCTCACAAGCCCCACGGACACCGGCGCCGTGGTCCTTTCGCTGCCCCAGGACGTGCAGTCCCACGCCTACGACTTCCCGGCCGAATTCTTCGAGCCGCGCGACTGGAAGATCCGACGGCCGCTGCCGGACCTGGAAGAGGTCGACGACGTCGCCCGGCTCATCCGCTCAGCCGAGCGTCCGGTGATCATCGCCGGCGGTGGCATCCACTACTCCGACGCCCACGCCGCACTCGAGGCGCTGGCGGGGCAGACGGGAATTCCCGTCGTCGAGACCTTCGGCGGCAAGGGCGCCGTGACCAAGGACGAATGGTGGCAAGTGGGCGGCGTCGGGCTGGAGGGCAACTTCGCGTCCAACACCCTCGTCAAGCAAGCCGACCTGGTCCTGAGCGTCGGCACGCGCCTCACCGACTTCGCCACCGGCTCCCAGTCGATCTTCGAAAACCCGGACGTCCGATTCGCGTCCTTGAACATCGTGGATGCCGATACCCGCAAGCAAGGTGCCACCGGCATCCTGGCGGACGCACGCCTCGGCCTGGAAGCACTTGCCCAGGCCTTGGAGGGCCACAGCACCAGCGAAAAGTGGCAGGAAACGGTCCATTCCGAGAAGGCAAAGTGGGCCCCCATCCGGTCCCAGTGGCTCGACGCCGACACTCCCTACCGCCCGGAAGACCACCCCGACGCGCCGGTCACCGGTGCTGTCCTGACCCAGCCGCAGCTGATCGGCCTGATGCAGGAGCACGCCCGCTCCGGAGACACCATCATCGCCGCGGCCGGAGGACCTCCCGGTGACCTGCAAAAAGTCTGGGACGCCACGGGCAACCGCAACTGCCACCTGGAATTCGGATTCTCCTGCATGGGCTACGAAATCGCGGCAGGCATGGGCGTCCGGCTGGCCGAGGGCAACAACGACAACCGCGTGGTCACCTTCATCGGTGACGGTACCTTCCTCATGGCACCCACCGAAATCCTCACCGCGGCCCAGGAAGGCCTCAACGTCACGATTGTCGTCTCCGAGAACCACGGCTACCAGGTCATCCACCGCCTCCAGATGAACCGCATGGGACGCGAGTTCGGCAACGAGTTCCGCTACCGCACCACCGGTGGAAGCGTCGCCGTCGACGACGCCCCCAAGGCGCGGCTGGATGGTGATTACCTCAAGGTGGACCTCCGGCAGATCGCCGAAGGCCTCGGCGCCCTCGCCATCCGGGCAAGCACTGCGGCAGAGGTCCGGGAGGCGCTGGCTTCCACCCGCGACACCCAAGGACCAGTTGTCATCGTGGTGCCAACCGTTCCCCACGTTGACTTGCCCGGCGGCGATGTCTGGTGGGACGTGGCTCCCGCAGAAGTGTCCGGACAGGAATGGGTCCGTTCGTTGCGCTCGGACTACGAGCAGGCAAAGAGCCGCCAGCGGTGGTTCGGATGA
- a CDS encoding ATP-binding cassette domain-containing protein, giving the protein MNAKQIDQQTLLKDEKDPLTHTPVHLLSLDGVGKHYGNIIALRDVTMAVDNGRVTCVLGDNGAGKSTLIKIIAGLHQHDAGTLKIMGQERKFNSPRDALDAGIATVYQDLAVVPLMPIWRNFFLGSELTTGFGPFKSMDVQKMKDITLKELAEMGIDLRDVEQPIGQLSGGERQCVAIARAVYFGAKVLILDEPTAALGVKQSGVVLRYILQARDRGLGVIFITHNPHHAFPVGDRFLLLKRGKSIGYYDKKDITLDELTAQMAGGAELAELAHELEQLGGHTQALKEVQAEVAEVADAAYESNAKRH; this is encoded by the coding sequence ATGAATGCCAAACAGATCGACCAGCAGACCCTGCTCAAGGACGAGAAGGACCCGCTGACCCACACCCCCGTGCACCTGCTCTCCCTGGACGGCGTGGGCAAGCACTACGGGAACATCATCGCCCTGCGGGACGTGACCATGGCCGTGGACAACGGCCGCGTCACCTGCGTGCTGGGGGACAACGGCGCCGGCAAGTCCACGCTGATCAAGATCATCGCCGGCCTGCACCAGCACGACGCCGGGACCCTGAAGATCATGGGCCAGGAGCGGAAGTTCAACTCGCCCCGCGACGCCCTGGACGCCGGCATCGCCACCGTGTACCAGGACCTGGCCGTGGTCCCGTTGATGCCGATCTGGCGCAACTTCTTCCTCGGCTCGGAACTGACCACCGGGTTCGGGCCGTTCAAGTCCATGGACGTCCAGAAAATGAAGGACATCACCCTGAAGGAACTGGCCGAGATGGGCATCGACCTGCGCGATGTCGAACAACCCATCGGCCAGCTCTCCGGCGGTGAACGCCAATGCGTCGCGATCGCCCGGGCCGTGTATTTCGGGGCGAAGGTGCTGATCCTGGACGAACCCACCGCCGCCCTGGGCGTCAAGCAGTCCGGTGTGGTGCTCCGCTACATCCTGCAGGCCCGCGACCGGGGACTGGGCGTCATCTTCATCACCCACAACCCGCACCACGCCTTCCCGGTCGGGGACCGGTTCCTGCTGCTCAAGCGCGGCAAGTCGATCGGCTACTACGACAAGAAGGACATCACCCTGGACGAACTGACCGCCCAGATGGCCGGCGGCGCGGAACTGGCCGAACTCGCCCACGAACTCGAACAACTCGGCGGACACACCCAAGCCCTCAAAGAAGTCCAAGCCGAAGTCGCCGAAGTCGCTGACGCGGCATACGAAAGCAACGCCAAGCGCCACTGA
- a CDS encoding aldehyde dehydrogenase family protein, with protein MEMLIAGNWRGAADGRTEEVRSPFDGRTIDTVPVATVQDAQAALDRAEIGAHLQRTTPAHVRVDILLRAAALADERAEDIAQTISAETGKPITEARGEASRSGNIIRLAAYEGSQLYGSTLPLDANAGTGLDKIGFTLRQPVGIVVAITPFNYPALLVLHKIAPALAAGNAVVLKPARATPLTALKLAQCFVDAGLPPEALSVITGPGSSLGDVLVTDPRVRKVSFTGSTSTGTRISSIAGVKKLSLELGASCPVIILPDADLELAATAVAAGGYVNAGQVCISVQRVIVDRRVEKDFLDALVPKVEAIAVGNPKEEDTRLGSLISEEEAARVHTSILEARHSGARVLTGGERDGAVVTPAVVAGVDPRSPLSRNELFGPAVAVSSAQDMESAIAMANDNEYGLGAGIFTNDVAGAVQAMRQIDAGNIHINWSPLWRADLMPYGGLKGSGIGKEGVRSAVQEMTEEKTVVLHGRPW; from the coding sequence ATGGAAATGCTAATAGCTGGAAACTGGCGCGGTGCCGCCGACGGCAGGACCGAGGAAGTCCGCTCGCCCTTCGACGGCCGGACGATCGACACAGTCCCCGTGGCGACGGTCCAGGACGCCCAGGCGGCACTTGACCGGGCCGAGATCGGCGCCCACCTGCAAAGGACCACGCCGGCCCATGTCCGCGTCGACATCCTCCTGCGGGCAGCCGCCCTGGCGGATGAACGCGCCGAGGACATCGCCCAGACCATTAGCGCCGAAACCGGGAAGCCCATCACGGAGGCGCGGGGCGAGGCCAGCCGCTCCGGCAACATCATCCGCCTTGCTGCCTATGAGGGAAGCCAGCTGTATGGTTCCACGCTTCCTTTGGACGCAAACGCCGGGACAGGCTTGGATAAGATCGGCTTCACGTTGCGGCAGCCCGTGGGCATCGTCGTCGCGATCACACCCTTCAACTACCCGGCCCTGCTGGTGTTGCACAAAATTGCACCCGCGCTGGCAGCCGGTAACGCCGTCGTACTTAAACCCGCCCGCGCAACGCCGCTGACGGCGCTGAAGCTGGCACAGTGCTTCGTCGACGCCGGCCTGCCGCCTGAAGCCCTGTCCGTGATCACCGGACCCGGCAGCTCCCTCGGCGACGTCCTGGTGACGGACCCGCGGGTCCGCAAGGTGTCCTTCACCGGATCCACCAGCACCGGGACGCGCATCAGTTCGATCGCGGGAGTGAAGAAACTGTCCCTCGAGTTGGGGGCCTCATGCCCGGTGATCATCCTGCCGGACGCGGACCTCGAACTCGCCGCGACCGCGGTGGCTGCCGGCGGCTACGTCAACGCCGGGCAGGTATGCATTTCCGTTCAGCGGGTCATCGTTGACCGTCGGGTGGAGAAGGACTTCCTGGATGCGTTGGTCCCGAAGGTCGAAGCGATCGCCGTGGGCAACCCCAAGGAAGAAGACACCCGGCTCGGCTCGCTGATCTCCGAAGAGGAAGCAGCACGCGTCCACACGTCCATCCTTGAGGCCCGCCATTCGGGCGCCCGGGTACTCACCGGCGGTGAGCGCGACGGCGCCGTGGTGACTCCCGCCGTCGTCGCCGGGGTCGATCCCCGGTCGCCGCTGAGCCGGAACGAACTGTTCGGCCCCGCCGTCGCCGTTTCGTCCGCGCAGGACATGGAAAGCGCCATCGCGATGGCGAACGACAACGAATACGGCCTGGGCGCCGGCATTTTCACGAACGACGTCGCCGGAGCGGTCCAGGCCATGCGGCAGATCGACGCCGGCAACATCCACATCAACTGGTCGCCGCTGTGGCGGGCCGACCTCATGCCCTACGGCGGCTTGAAAGGCAGCGGCATCGGCAAGGAAGGCGTCCGCTCTGCTGTCCAGGAAATGACCGAAGAGAAGACGGTCGTCCTGCACGGGCGCCCCTGGTAA
- a CDS encoding ABC transporter permease → MALVTAPAPKTAADERVAKRSPLSKLMARPEVGALVGAVVLFIFFASVSGTFTQPNALATILYGSSTIGIMAVGVSLLMIGGEFDLSTGVAVISSALTASLFSWYFSMNAWVGVVIALLVSLTIGFINGWILVKTKLPSFIVTLATFLMLTGLNLALTRLIGGSVSSPSISKLDGFDSAHAVFASSISIGGVEVKITVFFWIILVAVASWVLLRTKVGNWIFAVGGDANAARAVGVPVTKTKIGLFMAVGFCGWILGMHNLFAFDAVQSGEGVGNEFLYIIAAVIGGCLLTGGYGSAVGGAIGAFIFGMANKGIVYAQWNPDWFKFFLGLMLLLATIVNLIVKRRAELK, encoded by the coding sequence ATGGCTTTAGTTACTGCCCCGGCACCCAAAACTGCCGCGGATGAGCGGGTCGCGAAGCGGAGCCCGTTGAGCAAGTTGATGGCCCGTCCTGAGGTCGGTGCCCTGGTGGGGGCGGTTGTCCTCTTCATTTTCTTTGCTTCGGTGTCCGGGACGTTCACCCAGCCGAATGCTTTGGCGACGATCCTTTATGGTTCCTCGACGATCGGGATCATGGCGGTGGGGGTGTCGTTGTTGATGATCGGTGGCGAGTTCGACCTCTCCACCGGTGTGGCCGTGATTTCCTCGGCCCTGACCGCGTCGTTGTTCAGCTGGTATTTCTCCATGAACGCCTGGGTCGGGGTGGTCATTGCCCTGCTGGTTTCCCTGACGATCGGTTTCATCAATGGGTGGATCCTGGTCAAGACGAAGCTGCCGTCCTTCATCGTGACGCTGGCGACGTTCCTGATGCTCACGGGCCTGAACCTGGCCCTGACCCGGCTGATCGGGGGCTCGGTGTCTTCCCCGTCGATTTCGAAGCTGGACGGTTTCGATTCGGCCCATGCGGTGTTCGCTTCCTCGATCAGCATCGGCGGGGTCGAGGTGAAGATCACGGTGTTCTTCTGGATCATCCTGGTCGCGGTCGCGTCCTGGGTGCTGCTGCGCACGAAGGTCGGCAACTGGATCTTCGCCGTGGGCGGGGACGCGAACGCGGCCCGCGCCGTGGGTGTGCCGGTCACGAAGACCAAGATCGGGTTGTTCATGGCGGTCGGGTTCTGCGGCTGGATCCTGGGCATGCACAACCTCTTCGCGTTCGACGCGGTGCAGTCCGGCGAGGGTGTGGGCAACGAGTTCCTGTACATCATCGCCGCGGTCATCGGCGGCTGCCTGCTCACCGGCGGCTACGGTTCGGCCGTGGGCGGGGCGATCGGCGCGTTCATCTTCGGGATGGCGAACAAGGGCATCGTGTACGCGCAGTGGAACCCGGACTGGTTCAAGTTCTTCCTGGGCCTGATGCTGCTGCTGGCCACCATCGTGAACCTCATCGTCAAACGCCGCGCAGAGCTCAAGTAG
- a CDS encoding substrate-binding domain-containing protein — MAKFNWRRGAVALAVVPLLALAACSSGGGKPADTANAAGGGQAASTPRIKVALITHAEAGDTFWDIVRKGAEAAAAKDNVEVLYTSDADAGRQSQLVQQAIDQKVDGIAVTIANPGAMKDVLKKATDAGIPVVSFNAGGDVSAQMGAFTHFGSNETLAGEAVGAKLAGGGYKHPICVIQSQGQVQLEQRCAGVKTKVPGTEILYVNGADMTAVQSTATAKLQASKDADVIIGLGAPITLTVIKAVADANSPIKVASFDLNPALAQAINDGKVLFTVDQQPWLQGYMSIDAIWQNKLGGFKIGGGQPVLTGPTIVDKSNISDVLKFVQQGIR, encoded by the coding sequence GTGGCAAAGTTCAATTGGCGGCGGGGCGCAGTGGCGCTGGCCGTAGTACCGCTTCTGGCCTTGGCAGCATGCTCAAGCGGGGGCGGGAAGCCGGCCGACACCGCCAATGCCGCCGGTGGTGGGCAGGCGGCAAGCACTCCGCGGATCAAGGTGGCGCTGATTACCCACGCCGAGGCTGGCGACACGTTCTGGGACATCGTGCGCAAGGGTGCGGAGGCCGCGGCAGCGAAAGACAACGTCGAGGTTCTTTACACGAGTGATGCCGACGCGGGGCGCCAGTCCCAGCTGGTGCAGCAGGCCATCGACCAGAAGGTTGACGGCATCGCGGTTACGATCGCCAACCCGGGCGCCATGAAGGACGTCCTGAAGAAGGCCACCGACGCGGGCATCCCGGTGGTGAGCTTCAACGCTGGTGGGGACGTCTCCGCGCAGATGGGGGCGTTCACCCACTTCGGATCCAACGAGACCCTGGCTGGCGAGGCGGTCGGCGCCAAGCTGGCAGGGGGCGGCTACAAGCACCCGATCTGCGTGATCCAGTCACAGGGACAGGTGCAACTCGAACAGCGGTGCGCGGGTGTGAAGACGAAGGTGCCGGGCACTGAGATCCTGTATGTCAACGGGGCCGATATGACGGCGGTGCAGTCCACCGCGACGGCGAAGCTCCAGGCCAGCAAGGATGCTGACGTGATCATCGGGCTCGGCGCCCCTATCACCTTGACCGTTATCAAAGCCGTGGCAGATGCCAACAGCCCGATCAAGGTGGCCAGCTTCGACCTGAACCCTGCGCTGGCGCAGGCGATCAACGATGGCAAGGTCCTGTTCACTGTGGACCAGCAGCCGTGGCTCCAGGGCTACATGTCCATTGACGCGATCTGGCAGAACAAGCTTGGTGGTTTCAAGATCGGTGGCGGCCAGCCTGTCCTCACGGGCCCGACGATCGTCGACAAGTCCAATATTTCCGATGTGCTGAAGTTCGTTCAGCAGGGCATCCGCTAA
- a CDS encoding HpcH/HpaI aldolase family protein, protein MSASGGSNYDGGPLDGGRLRRRLAAGEVTVGTFVGMASATAVEVCAAAGADWVLIDLEHGSGGEDAVRDGVLAAGSYGVSTLVRVESAERIRIGRVLDQGAAGIMVPRLNSVEEAGQTVKHMLYPPYGDRGVATYNRSCRWGMDRAPLSADQQSAVGIIQIETLDALEHVEEIAAQDGVDVLFVGPMDMSFALGVPMQLDSGAFQEALHRVVAAAQLHNKAAGILAVDGMAAAKYVRQGFRFVAIGSDSTIMAAAFRDAFDTARN, encoded by the coding sequence ATGAGCGCCTCGGGCGGCAGCAATTACGACGGCGGACCGCTCGACGGCGGCCGGCTGCGGCGCCGCTTGGCGGCCGGGGAAGTCACAGTGGGGACCTTCGTTGGCATGGCTTCGGCCACCGCGGTAGAAGTGTGCGCCGCTGCCGGCGCGGACTGGGTGCTGATCGATCTTGAGCACGGCTCCGGCGGTGAAGATGCCGTGCGCGATGGTGTCCTTGCGGCCGGAAGCTACGGCGTCTCCACCCTTGTTCGCGTGGAAAGCGCCGAGCGCATCCGCATCGGTCGCGTGCTGGATCAAGGCGCGGCAGGCATCATGGTGCCCCGCCTGAACTCCGTTGAAGAAGCCGGCCAAACCGTGAAGCACATGCTTTATCCGCCCTACGGCGACCGTGGAGTGGCAACGTACAACCGCTCCTGCCGCTGGGGCATGGACCGGGCTCCGCTGAGCGCGGACCAGCAATCAGCCGTGGGAATCATCCAGATCGAGACCCTCGACGCGCTGGAACACGTCGAGGAGATCGCGGCGCAGGACGGCGTGGATGTCCTCTTCGTCGGACCGATGGACATGTCCTTCGCTTTGGGTGTGCCGATGCAACTGGATAGCGGCGCCTTTCAAGAGGCGCTGCATCGGGTGGTCGCTGCCGCGCAACTGCATAACAAAGCGGCCGGGATCCTCGCGGTGGACGGCATGGCGGCAGCCAAGTACGTCCGCCAAGGCTTCCGGTTCGTGGCCATCGGCTCGGACTCCACCATCATGGCGGCGGCGTTCCGCGACGCTTTTGACACCGCCCGCAACTGA
- a CDS encoding Gfo/Idh/MocA family protein: MSQESRTVGVGLISVGWMGKLHSRAYQTVPYAYPELGLTTKLVIAADTAPDRVDYARDVLGFAEGTTDYHDVLNHPDVDVVSICAPNFLHAEIGIAAAKAGKHFWIEKPVGRGYEETAAVQEAAVEAGVVTSIGYNYRHAPAVEHARKLIADGRLGRITNVRAVFFSGYASEPNGALSWRFDRKLAGTGVLADLFSHATDLCQYVVGPIAEVTALTSTVYTQRPKLAMGSGTHFAVIENGEMGEVENEDYAAALVRFGPSARGAGAVGTIESSRVAVGPECGYQIEVYGTEGSLKWDFERMNELKVCLGRNNDEQGYTTVNASPRHGDYAHFQPGPGNSMGFDDLKVIEAKKFLVAVTGGAQENSNIHDAASAAAIVSAAEASSLSGQWQKIEEIHGTTAARA; the protein is encoded by the coding sequence GTGAGCCAAGAATCCCGCACAGTCGGTGTCGGCCTTATCAGCGTCGGGTGGATGGGAAAGCTCCACTCGCGCGCCTACCAGACGGTCCCGTACGCCTACCCGGAGCTTGGTTTGACCACCAAGCTGGTCATCGCGGCGGACACGGCACCGGACCGGGTGGACTACGCCCGCGATGTCCTCGGCTTCGCGGAAGGAACCACGGACTACCACGATGTCCTGAACCACCCGGACGTGGACGTCGTTTCGATCTGCGCCCCCAACTTCCTGCATGCCGAAATCGGCATCGCAGCGGCCAAAGCCGGCAAGCATTTCTGGATCGAAAAGCCCGTTGGGCGTGGCTACGAAGAAACCGCAGCCGTGCAGGAAGCAGCCGTGGAGGCCGGCGTCGTGACCTCCATCGGCTACAACTACCGGCATGCCCCCGCGGTAGAGCACGCCAGGAAGCTCATTGCGGACGGGCGCCTCGGCCGTATCACCAATGTCCGCGCGGTGTTTTTCTCAGGGTATGCGTCGGAGCCCAACGGCGCCCTGTCCTGGCGGTTCGACCGGAAACTAGCCGGCACCGGCGTGCTGGCGGACCTGTTCAGCCACGCAACGGACCTGTGCCAATATGTAGTTGGGCCCATCGCCGAGGTAACCGCGCTCACAAGTACGGTCTACACGCAGCGACCCAAGCTGGCGATGGGGTCAGGGACGCACTTCGCGGTGATCGAAAACGGTGAAATGGGAGAGGTCGAGAATGAGGACTACGCTGCAGCGCTGGTCCGCTTCGGCCCGTCCGCCCGCGGGGCAGGCGCCGTGGGCACCATCGAATCCTCACGCGTTGCCGTTGGACCCGAATGCGGTTACCAGATCGAGGTCTACGGGACCGAAGGCTCGCTCAAATGGGACTTCGAGCGCATGAACGAACTCAAGGTCTGCCTGGGCCGCAACAACGATGAGCAGGGCTACACCACGGTCAACGCCAGCCCCCGCCACGGCGACTACGCACACTTCCAGCCGGGTCCCGGCAACAGCATGGGCTTTGACGACCTCAAGGTCATCGAGGCCAAGAAGTTCCTCGTCGCCGTCACCGGAGGAGCACAGGAAAACTCCAACATCCACGACGCCGCATCAGCCGCAGCCATTGTCAGCGCCGCGGAGGCATCCTCGCTGTCCGGTCAATGGCAGAAGATCGAGGAAATCCACGGCACCACGGCAGCGCGGGCGTAA
- a CDS encoding LacI family DNA-binding transcriptional regulator — protein MAPPSARRPTIMDVAERAGVSKSLVSLVLRDSPRVSDERRQRVLKAVEEMGFELNLAARSLATRDSGTIGVLVSDMHNPWAFDVADAARTVLEEAGHTVLFSAVTAAGRGVDQSILQAFRDLRVAGLLVVGTVPDKAPFNRAVSGGAVVFAGGGPDYIDTADIVRSDDALGMSMVVEHLIAQGHENIVHLGGLGGSVGRERVDGYSAAMEEHGLARYIRVVDADFFQESGYVAAQRALGSRSEHQRPTALACINDLAAFGAMTAADERGVEIAVTGYDNIALGAMPRLGLTTVDPDSSTIGVTGAKTLLERIHGEGSGFVHHSVTPHLVVRKSSLLGL, from the coding sequence ATGGCACCTCCATCCGCCCGGCGGCCAACGATCATGGACGTGGCCGAACGCGCCGGCGTTTCCAAGTCGTTGGTCTCACTCGTGCTGCGCGACTCACCGCGCGTCAGTGACGAACGCCGCCAGCGGGTGCTCAAGGCCGTCGAAGAGATGGGCTTCGAGTTGAACCTCGCAGCCCGGTCCCTGGCAACACGGGACAGCGGAACCATCGGTGTGCTGGTCAGCGATATGCACAACCCGTGGGCCTTTGACGTCGCCGACGCCGCACGGACCGTACTTGAAGAGGCCGGGCACACCGTCCTCTTCAGTGCGGTCACGGCGGCCGGCAGGGGAGTGGACCAGTCCATCCTCCAGGCCTTCCGGGACTTACGGGTCGCGGGCCTGCTCGTCGTCGGAACGGTGCCTGACAAGGCACCCTTCAACCGTGCTGTTTCCGGAGGGGCCGTGGTCTTTGCCGGTGGGGGACCGGATTACATCGACACGGCCGATATCGTTCGAAGCGACGATGCCCTTGGCATGTCCATGGTTGTTGAGCACTTGATCGCCCAGGGACACGAAAACATCGTGCACCTCGGCGGCCTTGGTGGTTCGGTTGGCCGGGAACGTGTGGACGGTTATTCGGCGGCAATGGAAGAGCACGGGTTGGCCCGCTATATCCGCGTGGTCGACGCCGACTTCTTCCAGGAGTCCGGCTATGTTGCCGCGCAACGGGCCTTGGGTTCGCGCTCCGAGCACCAGCGCCCCACAGCGCTGGCCTGCATCAACGACCTCGCCGCGTTTGGTGCCATGACAGCTGCCGATGAACGCGGAGTCGAAATAGCCGTCACTGGTTATGACAACATCGCGCTGGGTGCGATGCCGCGCCTGGGCCTGACCACCGTCGATCCCGACAGCTCCACCATTGGCGTCACAGGGGCCAAAACCCTCCTGGAACGCATCCATGGTGAAGGCAGCGGGTTCGTCCACCATTCCGTCACGCCCCACTTGGTCGTGCGGAAATCCAGCCTCCTCGGCCTTTAG